In one window of Natator depressus isolate rNatDep1 unplaced genomic scaffold, rNatDep2.hap1 scaffold_103, whole genome shotgun sequence DNA:
- the LOC141980384 gene encoding uncharacterized protein LOC141980384, which yields MSGSGGVPRTPPPSPAAKRRCPAPLLKETEAAQALTQLTAWGALETAGRQGAPAAEGALETAAAGLAPPAGEGGLETAKRGSRDTAGGGRGRLAALANGKGSRGERSLETAAGRKGVLETDAAEMGSLETAAEGKGVLETDAAEMGSLETAAEGKGVLENDATEMGSLETDGAEGKGVLETDATEMGSLETDAAEGKGVLETAATEMGRLETAADGKGGLETADGREGRRKRRAEEECSIISVGEEEEEEEPGAGAARPAPDTEQYLEALEAVQLELQAVNEQAGCAFRILKAKFGHMRRPHLERRNLIIQNIPGFWVTAFLNHPQLSAVINDRDEDTLSYMTNLQVEDFTHAKSGCKIKFYFSGNPYFQNEVIVKEFQPASSGRLVSHSTPIRWWRGQDPRAHGRKSPEVGRSFFSWFGDHSFPAGDRIAEIIKEDLWPNPLQYYLMGENGGAGDDSGTEPGDDCVVIVDDEGEDDEVQEIMDEEEDGEEGSTVEELMVEAASRGSEPEEDG from the exons ATGAGCGGGAGCGGGGGCGTCCCGcggaccccacccccctccccggccGCCAAGCGCCGCTGCCCGGCCCCGCTGCTGAAGGAGACGGAGGCCGCCCAGGCGCTGACCCAGCTGACGGCCTGGGGGGCCCTGGAAACCGCCGGGCGGCAGGGGGCGCCCGCGGCCGAGGGGGCCCTGGAAACTGCTGCCGCGGGgctggcgccccctgctggggaggggggcctggAAACCGCCAAGCGGGGCAGCCGAGACACCgccgggggcgggcgggggcgcCTCGCGGCTCTCGCCAACGGGAAGGGGAGCCGAGGGGAGAGGAGCCTGGAGACTGCCGCTGGGC GGAAGGGGGTCCTGGAAACCGACGCCGCCGAGATGGGGAGCCTCGAAACCGCTGCTGAGGGGAAGGGGGTCCTGGAAACCGACGCCGCCGAGATGGGGAGCCTCGAAACCGCCGCCGAGGGGAAGGGGGTGCTGGAAAACGATGCCACCGAGATGGGGAGCCTCGAAACCGACGGCGCCGAGGGGAAGGGGGTGCTGGAAACCGACGCCACCGAGATGGGGAGCCTCGAAACGGAtgctgcagaggggaagggggtccTGGAAACCGCCGCCACCGAGATGGGGAGGCTCGAGACCGCCGCTGACGGGAAGGGAGGCCTGGAAACTGCCGACGGCCGGGAGGGGCGGAGGAAGAGGCGGGCGGAGGAGGAGTGCTCCATCATctcggtgggggaggaggaggaggaggaggagccgggggccGGGGCGGCCCGGCCGGCCCCGGACACGGAGCAGTACCTGGAGGCACTGGAGGCGgtgcagctggagctgcaggcgGTGAACGAGCAGGCCGGCTGCGCCTTCCGCATCCTCAAGGCCAAGTTCGGCCACATGCGCCGGCCCCACCTCGAGCGCCGCAACCTCATCATCCAGAACATCCCCGGGTTCTGGGTCACTGCC TTTCTCAATCACCCCCAGTTGTCGGCCGTGATCAACGACCGGGACGAGGACACCCTGAGCTACATGACCAACCTGCAG GTGGAGGACTTCACTCATGCCAAGTCAGGGTGCAAGATCAAGTTCTACTTCAGCGGGAACCCCTACTTCCAGAACGAGGTGATCGTCAAGGAGTTCCAGCCGGCCTCCTCTG GCAGGCTGGTGTCGCACTCCACCCCCATCCGCTGGTGGCGGGGCCAGGACCCCCGGGCCCACGGCCGCAAGAGCCCCGAGGTGGGGCGCAGCTTCTTCAGCTGGTTCGGGGACCACAGCTTCCCTGCAGGTGACCGGATTGCTGAG ATCATCAAGGAGGACCTCTGGCCAAACCCGCTGCAGTACTACCTGATGGGCGAGAACGGGGGCGCCGGGGACGACAG CGGGACGGAGCCCGGGGACGACTGTGTGGTGATCGTGGACGACGAGGGGGAGGACGACGAGGTGCAGGAAATCATGGACGAGGAAGAGGATGGCGAGGAAG gcagcACGGTGGAGGAGCTGATGGTGGAGGCGGCCAGCCGGGGCTCGGAGCCGGAGGAAGACGGTtga
- the GPR173 gene encoding putative G-protein coupled receptor 173, producing MANASEADEPGLPGPPAASTYAKLLLLGLIICVSLAGNLALALLVLKERGLHRAPYYFLLDLCLADAVRAAICFPFVLVSIRQGSAWTHSPLSCKVVAFLAVLFCFHAAFLLFCISVTRYMAVAHHRFYAKRLTPWTCVAVICMVWTLSVAMAFPPVVDVGTYKFIREEDQCIFEHRYFKANDTLGFMLMLAVLVGATHAVYGKLLCFEYRHRRMKPVQTVPAVSQNWTFHGPGATGQAAANWVAGFGRGPMPPTLLGVRQSGHAANRSLLGMEEFKAEKRLGKMFYVITVLFLLLWSPYLVACYWRVFVKACSIPHRYLATAVWLSFAQAAVNPIVCFLLNKELTKGLAAHVPCRRTEPPLPREPYCVM from the coding sequence ATGGCAAACGCCAGCGAGGCGGACGAGCCGGGCCTGCCGGGCCCCCCGGCGGCCTCCACCTAcgccaagctgctgctgctggggctgatCATCTGCGTGAGCCTGGCGGGCAACCTGGCCCTGGCGCTGCTGGTGCTGAAGGAGCGGGGGCTGCACCGGGCCCCCTACTACTTCCTGCTGGACCTGTGCCTGGCGGACGCCGTGCGGGCGGCCATCTGCTTCCCCTTCGTGCTGGTCTCCATCCGCCAGGGCTCGGCCTGGACCCACAGCCCGCTGAGCTGCAAGGTGGTGGCCTTCCTGGCCGTCCTCTTCTGCTTCCACGCCGCCTTCCTCCTCTTCTGCATCAGCGTCACCCGGTACATGGCCGTGGCCCACCACCGCTTCTACGCCAAGCGCCTGACCCCGTGGACGTGCGTGGCCGTCATCTGCATGGTCTGGACCCTCTCGGTGGCCATGGCCTTCCCGCCCGTCGTCGACGTGGGCACCTACAAGTTCATCCGGGAGGAGGACCAGTGCATCTTCGAGCACCGCTACTTCAAGGCCAACGACACGCTGGGCTTCATGCTCATGCTGGCCGTGCTGGTGGGGGCCACCCACGCCGTCTACGGCAAGCTGCTCTGCTTCGAGTACCGCCACCGCCGGATGAAGCCGGTGCAGACGGTGCCGGCCGTCAGCCAGAACTGGACGTTCCACGGGCCGGGGGCCACCGGCCAGGCGGCCGCCAACTGGGTGGCCGGCTTCGGCCGGGGCCCCATGCCGCCCACGCTGCTGGGCGTCCGGCAGAGCGGCCACGCCGCCAACCGCAGCCTGCTGGGCATGGAGGAGTTCAAGGCCGAGAAGCGGCTGGGGAAGATGTTCTACGTCATCACCgtcctcttcctgctcctctggTCGCCCTACCTCGTGGCCTGCTACTGGCGGGTCTTCGTCAAGGCCTGCAGCATCCCCCACCGCTACCTGGCCACCGCCGTCTGGCTGAGCTTCGCCCAGGCCGCCGTCAACCCCATCGTCTGCTTCCTGCTCAACAAGGAGCTCACCAAGGGGCTGGCGGCCCACGTGCCCTGCCGCaggacagagccccccctgcCCCGGGAGCCGTACTGCGTCATGTGA